GCCCGCACGAGCTCGGTCTCCTCGACAGGATCGATCGTGTAGCTGACGAGCCCGTCGACCTGACCCGCGCTCAATCCCGCGTCAACAAGGGCTGCCAGGATTGCCTCGCTGGCGAGCTGCGTCTCGCTACGTCCGGCGGCCTTGGAGAACTCCGTCTGACCGACTCCGACAATCGCCGTGGATCGGCTGATCACGCTGCTCATGGGCCAGATCCTCGAGGCTTGAAGACGGGCACCGCCCCATCGTCTCCCGTCGCCGCGAAGGCCAGCTCGACCGCCATCCCGATATGGACATCGCCGGCATTGATGTCAACAAGGTTGGAGAGCATTCGGACGCCCTCGTCGAGATCGACCAACACGGCAATCACGGGATAGCTGAAGGCTGGGTGTTGCGGATGGTGGAGGATCGAGTAGCTGTAGACGACGCCCGTCCCCGACAGGTCGACGACCTCCCGTTGCAGGGAATGGCAGGCTGGGCACATCGGGCGAGGAGGATGTCGCAGCTGGCCACAATCCCCGCACCGCTGCGCGACCAAGCGTCCTTCCCGCGCCGCCTCCCAGAAGGTGTGGTTGTCCTCGGTCAGGATCGGCGCCGGCCGTTGGACACTCGGGCCCGCTGTCATAGCGCACATCTCATGTGTGGCACCATAGTAACCACTATGAGCCTACGGCGACTCGGAATTTTCGCATCACTGCGCCGGCCTCACGGCTCCGGCCCGGTCTCCTGCTCGACAAACCGGGCGAGGGCGTCGGCCAGCAGCCGGCGCTGACGAACGAGCCTGTCAGTCTGC
This genomic interval from Acidimicrobiales bacterium contains the following:
- a CDS encoding Zn-ribbon domain-containing OB-fold protein gives rise to the protein MTAGPSVQRPAPILTEDNHTFWEAAREGRLVAQRCGDCGQLRHPPRPMCPACHSLQREVVDLSGTGVVYSYSILHHPQHPAFSYPVIAVLVDLDEGVRMLSNLVDINAGDVHIGMAVELAFAATGDDGAVPVFKPRGSGP